The Jiangella alba genome includes the window GCTGGCCGAGCACTCGATCCGGGTGAACACCGTCCACCCGACCGGCGTCAACACGCCGATGGTCGTCAACGACGTCATGCAGGAGTTCCTGGCGCAGGACCCGAGCCTGTCCAACGCGATGGCGAACGCGCTGCCGGTGCCGATGGTCGAGGCCGTCGACATCTCCAACGCGATCCTGTGGCTGGTCTCCGACGACGCCCGCTACGTCACCGGCGTCACGCTGCCCGTCGACGCCGGCTTCACGAACAAGAAGTGAGGCGCTGACATGGCCGGACGGGTCGAGGGCAAGGTCGCGTTCATCACCGGTGCGGCGCGTGGCCAGGGCCGCAGCCACGCGGTGCGGCTGGCGCAGGAGGGCGCCGACATCATCGCCGTCGACATCTGCGACGACGTGCCCGGACTGCCCTACCCGCCGGCCACCGAGGCGGACCTCGCCGAGACGGTGGCGCAGGTCGAGGCGCTGGACCGGCGCATCGTCGCGTCCAGGACGGACGTGCGCGACCTCGCCGCGCTCCAGGCGGCCGTCGACGACGGCGTCGCGCAGCTGGGCCGGCTGGACATCGTCAGCGCGAACGCGGGCATCGGCACCCAGCCGCACCCGACGCACGAGCTGACCGAGGACCTCTGGCGCGACATGATCGACATCAACCTCACCGGGGTGTGGCACACCACCAAGGTGGCGATCCCGCGGATGGTCGAGCAGGGCGACGGCGGGTCGATCGTGCTGACCAGTTCCGCCGCCGGGCTGCAGGCGTACCAGAACATCGCCCACTACGTGTCGGCCAAGCACGGCGTCGTCGGGCTGATGCGGACGCTGGCGCTGGAGCTGGCGCCGCACTCGATCCGCGTCAACAGCATCCATCCGACGCAGGTCGACACGTTGATGATCCAGAACGAGGGCACCTACCGGCTGTTCATGCCGGACGTGGAGAACCCGACCCGCGACGACTTCGCGCCGGCGTCGCAGGCGATGAACGCCCTGCCGATCCCGTGGGTCGAGCCGGTGGACATCAGCAACGCGCTGCTGTTCCTGGCGTCGGACGAGGCGCGCTACATCACCGGGGTGGCGCTGCCGGTCGACGCCGGCGCCGTCATCAAGTAGGAGGTCACATGACGGCACTGACGCAGGTCCGCGACCGGGTCCGCACCCACCTGGTGGGCCGCGACCGCGAGCTGGACCTCGTCCTGGCCGCCGTGGCCGCCGGGCGCGACCTCCTGCTGGAGGGCCCGCCCGGCACCAGCAAGAGCACGCTGCTGCGGGCCATCACCGCCGAGTGGGGCATCCCGCTGGTGTTCGTCGAGGGCAACGCCGACCTCACGCCGGCCAAGCTGGTCGGCCACCACAACCCGGCCCGGGTGCTGCGCGAGGACTACAGCCCGGAGAACTTCGTCGACGGGCCGCTGCTGGAGGCCATGCGCGGCGGCGGCTTCCTGTACGTCGAGGAGTTCAACCGGGCGCCCGAGGACACGCTGAACACGCTGCTCACGGCGATGGCGGAGCGCGAGATCGCGGTGCCGCGGGTGGGCCGCGTGGCGGCGCTGCCGACGTTCCGCGTGGTCGCGTCGATGAACCCGTTCGACAACGTCGGCACCACCCGGCTGTCGACCAGCGTGCACGACCGGCTGTGCCGGCTGGCGGTCGGCTACCAGGACGACGAGGCCGAGCGCGGCATCGTCGCTCTGCGGGCGCCGCTGCATGGCGTCGACCCGCTGCTGTACACGCGGCTGGTCGCCGACGCCGTCGCCGTCACCCGGGCCACGCGCACCCACGACGACCTGCGCCAGGGGAGCAGCGTCCGCGGGGCGATCGACCTCACGCTGGTGGCCGGGCAACTGCTCGGCCTGGCCAGGGTGACGTCGTCAGCGGACCCGGGCTACCCCGACGTCGTGTTCGACGCGATGGTCGTGGCGCTGTCCGGGCGGATCTTCCTCGACGAGACCGTCGAGACGACGCCGGAGCGGGTGCTGCGCACGATCTGGGAGGACCACTTCGTGCTGCAGCCGGCCGCCGCGGCCCCTGGTTGAAGGACGGTCGAGGCGTCGTCGCCGGTGCGGCGGCGGGCCTCGGCGCCGTCGCCGAACGGGCTGCGTCCGCTGCGGCGGCGGCCCAAGCAGCTCGACGACGACCCCGTCCTGCACGACGTCTCGGCTTCCGGCGGCGGGGGTGCGGTGCTGCCGGGCGGGCCCCGGCCGGCGGGGCCGCGTCGGGTGCCGCCGGGCTCGGGCGCGCCCGGGACGACGGACGAGGCGGCGACGCTGCTCGCGGCCGTCCCCGACGAGGCCGAGCCCGATCCCGAGGTGCTGCGGCGAGCCCGCCAGATCGCCGCGCGGCTGGCGGTGCCGCGGCCGCGTCGCGACCTCACGGCGCGGCGCGGCGCCGGCGAGCTGGCCAGCGTCCGGTACCGCGGCGGCTCCGACGACATCGACCTCGACCGGACCCTGGAGCAGCTGGTCGAGCACCCCGTGCCGGAGGACGACGACGTCATCGTGCGCGAGCGGGTGCGCGCGCGGCGGGCGGTCGCGCTGCTGGTGGACGTGTCCGGCTCGATGCGCGGCGAGCGGGTGCGTACGGCGGCGGCCGCCCTGGGCGCGCTCGCCGCGGAGCTGTCCGCCGACGACGTCGCGGCCATCGCGTTCTGGTCCGACGCCGCCGTGCTGGCGCACCTGGGCGAGCGGGTGTCGCCGCAGCGGCTGCTGGACACGCTGCTGCGGATCCCCGCCAAAGGGCTCACCAACGTCGCGTTCCCGCTGCAGGTGGCCGCGCGCGAGCTGGCCCGGGCGCCGGCGCGCGACGCCCGGGTGCTGCTGCTGTCCGACTGCGTGCACAACGCCGGTCCGGACCCGCGGCCGTTCGCCGCCCGGCTGCCCCGGCTCGACGTCCTGCTGGACACGTCCGGCGAGCACGACGCCGACCTCGGCCGCGACCTCGCCCGGCTCGGCCGCGGCCGGCTGTTCCGGATCGGCGGCTATCGTGAGGTCGCACCGGCACTCGGAGAGGTGTTTGCGTGAGCTTGGGCGATCTGCGGTGGCCGGTGGTCCCGCGCGAGTCGGTGCTGGCGCTGCCGCTGGGGTCGACCGAGCAGCATGGCCCGCACCTGCCGCTCTCGACCGACACCGACGTCGCGGTGGCGCTGTGCGCGGCGCTGGCGGCGGCGCGGCCGGACGTCGTGGTGGCGCCGGTGCTGCCGTACGGCGCGAGCGGCGAGCACCAGGACTTCCCCGGCACGGTCTCCATCGGCACGCAGGCGCTGACGCACGTGCTGGTCGAGCTCGGCCGGTCGGCGTCGGAGACGTTCCCGCGGCTGCTGGTGGTGTCCGGGCACGGCGGCAACCTGGCCGCCGTCCGGACGGCGCTGGCCACCCTGACGGCGGAGTCGCGCGACGTGCTGGCGTGGTTCCCGCGCTGGGACGGCGACGCGCACGCCGGGTTCGTCGAGACGTCGCTGCAGCTGTACCTCTCCGCGTCGCGGGTGGCGCTGTCCTCGGCCGAGGCCGGCGCCGTCGCGCCGCTGGCGGAGCTGCTGCCGGCGCTGCGCTCCGGCGGGGTGAGGTCGGTCAGTCCGAACGGCGTGCTCGGCGACCCGGCCGGCGCGTCGGCGGAGGCGGGCCGGGAGATCTTCGACGGCCTGGCCGCCGACCTCGTCACCGCCGTGGCCGCCTGGCTGGCCGCCTCGTGAGCCGTGGGCTGCCGGCCGGGTTCGGGGTGGTGCTGGACCGGCAGACGCGCATGCTCGACGGCGGCCGGGTGCTGCTCGGCGGGTCGCCGCGGCGGGCGCTGAAGCTGTCGCCGGCCGGCGTCGCGGCGTTCCGGCGGCTGCTGGCCGACGGCTCAGTGACGGACGAGCGGACCGGCCGGCTGGCCCGCCGGCTGGTCGACGCGGGGGTGGCGCACCCACGCCCGCCGGTCCGGGTCGGCGCCGACGTGACGGTGATCGTGCCGGTCCGCGACCGTGCCGAGTCGCTGTCGCGGTGCCTGGCCGCGCTGGCCGGTGCGTCCGTGCTGGTGGTGGACGACGGCTCGGTGGACCCGGCGTCGGTGGCCGCCGTCGCCGCCCGGCACGGCGCCCGGCTGCTCCAGCGCCCGGTCTGCGGCGGGCCGGCCGCCGCCCGGAACACCGGCCTCGCCGCCCTGCCCCCCGCCGCCCACCAACTCGGGCAGGTGAGGCTGGTGGCGTTCGTCGACAGCGACTGCGTACCGTCGCCGGGCTGGCTGGACCGGCTGGCCGGCCACTTCGCCGACCCCGCCGTCGTGGCCGTGGCGCCGCGGATCGTGCCGATCGCCGCACCGAGCGCGGGCCGGGTGCTCAGCGCGTTCGCGACGGCCCGGTCACCGCTGGATCTCGGGCCGGACGAGGCGCTCGTGCGGCCCGGCGGCCGGGTGTCGTACGTGCCGACGGCGGCGCTGGTGGTCCGGCGGGCGGCGCTGGACGGGTTCGACGAGGCGCTGCGCTACGGCGAGGACGTCGACGCGGTGTGGCGGCTGGTCGCGGCGGGTGGCGTGGTCCGCTACGACCCGGCGGTCACCGTCGCGCACGCCGAGCCGGCGACGTGGCCGGCCTGGCTGCGGCGCCGTCACCAGTACGGGACGTCGGCGGGGCCGCTGGCGCGGCGGCACCCGGACCGGCTCGCCCCGCTGGTGCTCTCGCCCTGGCCGGCCGCGGTGACGGCGCTGCTGCTCGCCCGGCGCCCGGTGCCGGCGACGGCGGCCGGTGCGGTCGCGGCGGCCCGCCTGGCGTCGAAGCTGCGCGCCGACGACCTCCCGCCGTCGATCGCCGTGCCGATGATCGCCGAGGCCACCGCGGCGACGCTGACCGCTACCGGCCGCGCCGTCACGCAGCTGGGGCTGCCGGCCGCGGTCGCACTGACCGCGCGCCGCCCCCGCCGGCTGGCGACGCTGGCGGCCGTGGTCGCCGCCCCGGCCGTGCGCGACTGGCTGCGCCTGCGCCCGTCACTCGACCCGGTCCGCTGGACCCTCGCCAGCATCGCCGACGACCTCGCCTACGGCACCGGCGTCTGGCGTGGCGCCGTGCGTGCCCGCACGGCCCGGCCGCTCCTGCCGACTACGCCCCGAAGGTCCGGTGGAAGCCCGGCGGGATGACGAGGTCGTCGGGGGTGAGGTCGAGGACCGACGCCTTGCCGAGGCCGCGCAGGGCGGAGTCGATGCCGCCGCTGAGGATGTCGAGGACGTTCTCGACGCCGGCCTGGCCGTTGGCGGCCAGTCCCCAGAGGTAGGCGCGGCCGATCATGACGGCCTTGGCGCCCAGCGCGAGCGACTTGACGACGTCGCTGCCGCGCCGGATGCCGCCGTCCTGGACGACGTCGATCTCGGAGCCGACCGCGTCAACGACGGAGCGGAGGGAGCGGACGGCGGCCGGGGTGCCGTCGAGGTTGTTGCCGCCGTGGTTGGAGACCGAGATGGCGCTGACCCCGGCGTCGACGGCGCGCTTGGCGTCGTCGACGCGCATGATGCCCTTGAGCATGAACGGGCCGTCCCACTGCGACCGCAGCCAGGCGACGTCGTCCCAGGTGGCGGGCGGTGTCTGCAGCCACTGGCCGTAGGCGCCGAAGAAGGTGGGCGCGACGCCGTCGGCGCCCTCGAGGTTGGGGGTGGTGAGGTCGGGCAGGGTCCCGGCCCGCAGGTAGCGCAGCAGCCAGGCCGGGTGCGGCAGCACCTGCGGCGCGAACCGGACCATGGTCTTGAGGTCGAGCCGGTCCGGGATGCTCGGGCTGCCCCAGTCGCGGCCGTGGCTGAACGACCAGTCCAGCGTGAGGATCACTCCGGCGGCGCCGGCCCGGCGGGCGCGGTCGAGGAGGCGCACCATCTCGTCGCGGCTGCCCAGCCAGTAGATCTGGAAGAACGCCTTGGGGTTGGCCGCGACGACGTCCTCGATGGAGCGGCTGGCGAACGAGCTGAGCCCCATGGCGGTGCCGCGGTTGGCGCCGGCCCGGGCGACGGCGACCTCGCCCTCGGGGTGGACGGCCTGGACGCCGGTCGGCGAGAGGATGACCGGCAGCGCGATGTCCTGGCCCATGACGTGGGTGGAGAGGTCGCGCTCACCGGGCGTCGCGGCGACGTGCGGCGCGAACCCGAGCTCGGTGAACGCGGCGAGGTTGTCGCGCAGCGTCAGCCCCTTCTCGGAGCCGGCCACCAGCGCCCCGTACACCGACGACGGCAGCTGGCGGCGGGCCCGCCGCTCGGCCTCGGCCACGGTCTCGAACCACTTGCTCCTGCCGAACATCGTCACCTCTGAGGTCGCCGGTCGTGCCGTCCACCACAGAATAATGGCACTGAGGGCCAAAAAGAAGCCACCATCGGGTTCGGGAAACAGGCCTGGTACGCTAGGTGAACAGAAGGTGAACAACACCTAACTCATGAGTGGCCGAAAGGAGCGGACAAGGTGACGACGACACAGGTCCAGCGCCCCACGCTCGTGGCCCGCTGGGTGACGGTGACCGACATCTCCGGCCGTTCGCGGACGGAGCAGCGCTGGGTCCCCGCCCAGGACGTCCAGCCCGCGGACGTGCGGGCGGCCTGAGCGGCGCGACCGGCCTAGAGCGCGCCGAGCGGCGCCACCGGCCGGCCGGTCTCCTCACACACCCACTGCGGATCGGGCCCGAGTTCGGGCTCGATCCGCAGTTCGTGCGGCTCGTCGTCGTCGCACGACCGGCACGACGGCCACCGGCCCACCCCGGCGTCGAGCAGGCGGTCCTGCACGTCCTGCGCCAGCTGCCCGGCCACGAACGCCGCGCCGTCGGGCCACTGCTCCACCCACCAGCGGCGTTCGGTCAGCGCGGCGTCCAGCACGTCGACGGCGGCGGCGACGTCGAGGCGGCGCGCGCCGAGGTCGCGCAGGACCATCGCCCGCGCCACGATCATCACGTCGTCGACCACGGCACTGATGGTGCCATCTTGCTGGCACACTGATCCACG containing:
- the mftD gene encoding pre-mycofactocin synthase MftD (MftD, an enzyme found in the mycofactocin biosynthesis locus, performs an oxidative deamination of 3-amino-5-[(p-hydroxyphenyl)methyl]-4,4-dimethyl-2-pyrrolidinone (AHDP). The resulting compound, now called pre-mycofactocin (PMFT), is a biologically active redox cofactor that can oxidize the non-exchangeable NADH of TIGR03971 family SDR-type oxidoreductases.), whose translation is MFGRSKWFETVAEAERRARRQLPSSVYGALVAGSEKGLTLRDNLAAFTELGFAPHVAATPGERDLSTHVMGQDIALPVILSPTGVQAVHPEGEVAVARAGANRGTAMGLSSFASRSIEDVVAANPKAFFQIYWLGSRDEMVRLLDRARRAGAAGVILTLDWSFSHGRDWGSPSIPDRLDLKTMVRFAPQVLPHPAWLLRYLRAGTLPDLTTPNLEGADGVAPTFFGAYGQWLQTPPATWDDVAWLRSQWDGPFMLKGIMRVDDAKRAVDAGVSAISVSNHGGNNLDGTPAAVRSLRSVVDAVGSEIDVVQDGGIRRGSDVVKSLALGAKAVMIGRAYLWGLAANGQAGVENVLDILSGGIDSALRGLGKASVLDLTPDDLVIPPGFHRTFGA
- the mftE gene encoding mycofactocin biosynthesis peptidyl-dipeptidase MftE, with the translated sequence MSLGDLRWPVVPRESVLALPLGSTEQHGPHLPLSTDTDVAVALCAALAAARPDVVVAPVLPYGASGEHQDFPGTVSIGTQALTHVLVELGRSASETFPRLLVVSGHGGNLAAVRTALATLTAESRDVLAWFPRWDGDAHAGFVETSLQLYLSASRVALSSAEAGAVAPLAELLPALRSGGVRSVSPNGVLGDPAGASAEAGREIFDGLAADLVTAVAAWLAAS
- a CDS encoding mycofactocin-coupled SDR family oxidoreductase, translating into MAGRVEGKVAFITGAARGQGRSHAVRLAQEGADIIAVDICDDVPGLPYPPATEADLAETVAQVEALDRRIVASRTDVRDLAALQAAVDDGVAQLGRLDIVSANAGIGTQPHPTHELTEDLWRDMIDINLTGVWHTTKVAIPRMVEQGDGGSIVLTSSAAGLQAYQNIAHYVSAKHGVVGLMRTLALELAPHSIRVNSIHPTQVDTLMIQNEGTYRLFMPDVENPTRDDFAPASQAMNALPIPWVEPVDISNALLFLASDEARYITGVALPVDAGAVIK
- a CDS encoding VWA domain-containing protein gives rise to the protein MRRRASAPSPNGLRPLRRRPKQLDDDPVLHDVSASGGGGAVLPGGPRPAGPRRVPPGSGAPGTTDEAATLLAAVPDEAEPDPEVLRRARQIAARLAVPRPRRDLTARRGAGELASVRYRGGSDDIDLDRTLEQLVEHPVPEDDDVIVRERVRARRAVALLVDVSGSMRGERVRTAAAALGALAAELSADDVAAIAFWSDAAVLAHLGERVSPQRLLDTLLRIPAKGLTNVAFPLQVAARELARAPARDARVLLLSDCVHNAGPDPRPFAARLPRLDVLLDTSGEHDADLGRDLARLGRGRLFRIGGYREVAPALGEVFA
- a CDS encoding AAA family ATPase, which encodes MTALTQVRDRVRTHLVGRDRELDLVLAAVAAGRDLLLEGPPGTSKSTLLRAITAEWGIPLVFVEGNADLTPAKLVGHHNPARVLREDYSPENFVDGPLLEAMRGGGFLYVEEFNRAPEDTLNTLLTAMAEREIAVPRVGRVAALPTFRVVASMNPFDNVGTTRLSTSVHDRLCRLAVGYQDDEAERGIVALRAPLHGVDPLLYTRLVADAVAVTRATRTHDDLRQGSSVRGAIDLTLVAGQLLGLARVTSSADPGYPDVVFDAMVVALSGRIFLDETVETTPERVLRTIWEDHFVLQPAAAAPG
- the mftF gene encoding mycofactocin biosynthesis glycosyltransferase MftF (Members of this protein family, MftF, are glycosyltransferases, members of PF00535 (glycosyl transferase family 2). The encoding gene is found as part of the mycofactocin cassette, in Mycobacterium tuberculosis, many other Actinobacteria, and occasional members of other lineages. Mycofactocin itself, a putative redox carrier, is a heavily modified derivative of the C-terminal Val-Tyr dipeptide of the mycofactocin precursor MftA (TIGR03969).), with amino-acid sequence MSRGLPAGFGVVLDRQTRMLDGGRVLLGGSPRRALKLSPAGVAAFRRLLADGSVTDERTGRLARRLVDAGVAHPRPPVRVGADVTVIVPVRDRAESLSRCLAALAGASVLVVDDGSVDPASVAAVAARHGARLLQRPVCGGPAAARNTGLAALPPAAHQLGQVRLVAFVDSDCVPSPGWLDRLAGHFADPAVVAVAPRIVPIAAPSAGRVLSAFATARSPLDLGPDEALVRPGGRVSYVPTAALVVRRAALDGFDEALRYGEDVDAVWRLVAAGGVVRYDPAVTVAHAEPATWPAWLRRRHQYGTSAGPLARRHPDRLAPLVLSPWPAAVTALLLARRPVPATAAGAVAAARLASKLRADDLPPSIAVPMIAEATAATLTATGRAVTQLGLPAAVALTARRPRRLATLAAVVAAPAVRDWLRLRPSLDPVRWTLASIADDLAYGTGVWRGAVRARTARPLLPTTPRRSGGSPAG